Within the Phaseolus vulgaris cultivar G19833 chromosome 9, P. vulgaris v2.0, whole genome shotgun sequence genome, the region TCTCGCAGCTAAACGGCACCGTTATAAGCTACGGTCTTCAGACCAACTCCACCAGCCTTCAGAGGCGAGGCAAATATGAGGACCCTACTATGTCGTTTCAACTTCCTCTTCAGCTTGCCGCCGAGAGGGAAATTGCCAGACACCTTATTGGAGGTATCAGAACTAtgcagagttttttttttttttttttttttttaattttggttgGTGATGGTTCGATTTAATTAATGAATTTGTGGGATTTCAGACCCGGGTTTCAGTTGGAATGTGTTTCTGAGGGAATTCGCGCACCCTTCCATGAGTCCTTTCTCTGCCGTGGGTTCAATTGGTCCCGCGTTTTTCCTCGCCATTgccatgtttaattttgttcttcAGATAAGTTCTTTGGTGACGGAGAAAGAGCTTAAACTTCGCCAGGTACATATGTTGTATAAAATCATTCCTGTGTATTTTCCTACGTGAATGTTTCATTCATGTTGCATCAtctaaaattatattgaaaCAGTAGTTACGATGATTTTAAGTAAATATGCGTGTGTTTTGACCATTGGCACAAAAGGGATttcaaattaaaacaattttaagtAGCTGTAGCGGTAGATAAAACTTTTCATAGTGAAATTTATTACTAACTTGTTTCCATAATTAAAATTATCCAAATGTAAATCGTTCACTTTAAAATTAAcgttaattttgtaaaattttgcTGATGCTCATCCCCTATGAATTTGTGCCATATTTTTATGATTGAATTTGTTGTTCCTCTGTTCTTGCAGGCAATGACTATGATGGGCCTTTACGACTTTGCTTACTGGTCGTCCTGGCTCATTTGGGAGACGGTTGTCACAATCATATCTGCCCTCCTCATAGTACTCTTTGGAATGATGTTCCAGTTcagttttttcttgaaaaacagTTTCGCAGTCCTGTTTGTTTTGTTCTTCCTATTTGAACTTAATATGGTAAGCAATTTATGGTATTCTTCCAGTCTTACTGTTTGCCCCTACTTGTTCATTTGGATTTGTATCTGTATGATGTGTAATATGGCTTCCCTTTTTTACTTTAGACTGGCTTGGCCTTCATGTTATCTGCTTTCATTAAGAAGTCATCTTCGGCAACAACAATGGGATTCTCTATATTTATTGTGGGCTTTTTGACTCAGGTGTGAATCCTTTTGGTGCTTTGTAGTTTGCAGACAAGGTTTCTTTAGTAGCAGAAAGTGAATGCTCAAGTTCTTTATCTGTTGTTTTTCTGTTTGCAGCTTGTGGTTCAAGGAGGGTTTCCTTACACGGATAGTTTCTCCAAAACTTTACGAGATTTGTGGTCGTTATTCCCACCCAATCCTTTTTCTCAAGGTATAAAAGTGCTTTCAGATGCAGTTGCAACTTCTGAAGACGATGGTGTTAGCTGGAGTAGACGCGGAGAATGTGCTCTTACTGATGCAGACTGTGTTATAACTATTGTATGCAACGATTTGACCTCTAAATTCCTACTCCACAAACCACCACTTCATTTTAAGAAGCCTTTTGGTTCCTTTCCCCATTTACTTTCTGCTCCATAGTTCTATATTTGCTTTTATCCTTCCTTCCTTTTAGCCTTGGTTGTCTTACTGCAGTTAcccactattttttttcttttcattgaCAGGATGATATTTATAAATGGCTTGCGGCTACATTTGTTCTCTGGTTTGTTCTGGCCATTTACTTTGACAATATAATCCCAAATGCATCGGGTGTGAGGAAGTCAATATTCTACTTTCTAAATCCCGGTTATTGGTTGGGAAAAGGGGGTCAAAAAGTGAAAGGTGATTAATTTGTTGggttaatttgttttttttcttccttccaGCTCTTTATGGCTTAACACTACTTCCCCGTCCATCATCTTCCTTTCATAGAGGGTGGGCTTTGTAGTTGTGTAGATTCAAACCCACGTCAGGAAATAAGTACACCTGATGATGAAGATGTCCTTGATGAAGAAAGCAAAGTGAAACAGCAACTAACAGAAGGGCTGGTTGATACAAATATTGCTGTTCAAATGCATGGCCTTGCAAAGACCTATCCCGGTACACGTAACATTGGTTGCTGCTGCAAATGTAAAAAAACTGCTCCTTACACTGCCGTTAAGGTAAATTATTTCTTATTGAACTTTTAATCCTTGAAGTTGGGGGGTGATTAGAAGAAAACTTGTTGATTTCATGCAACATTTTTGAGTTTCTTAGTTCATGATATGGCCAAAATCTTCTCATTAGAAGTGAAATCTCAGGAGTCAGGACAAGAATGCAAAGATGGGTCTGTTCATTGTAGTATCCATGCTTCAACCACAAGGGCTCCTATTTTGGGTGCTTGGAATTAGTTGGTTTATGAAAAACTTTTGCCAAAGTATCATGGGTGTAGTTCAATCGAATAGTCATGCAAACTACAAACATGCTGAATTTTTCAGCTTGATCTCATTTTGGATCATGATTATCAATTTTTTGTTTCCGGAAATTCTTCCTCCCCCTTTAATATTTTATGTGGATGTGGATATTTCATGTTTCAATACGGCAACATGTTGGAGATATACCTATATTCAGATGGTGTTGAATGTGCTATTCTGCAATTATTTTCAGGGTTTGTGGGTGAACTTTGCAAAGGATCAGTTGTTTTGTCTTCTAGGACCCAACGGAGCTGGAAAAACGACAGCTATTAATTGTTTGACAGGGATAACTCCAGTAACTAACGGAGATGGTGATACTTTCTATCCGTGTCTCTGTCTTTAACTACTAGATTGAATATTCGTTAACTAAAATTACAAAAGTCATAGAGTATGTTagcattttcaattttttctttaacaGCGTTGGTTTATGGACATTCAATCAGAAATTCTATTGGCATGTCAAATATTCGAAAGCTTATAGGAGTATGTCCACAGgtgtttctctctctctcactctcgcAGACACACCAACATGATTTTCGAATTCAATAAAATTTTCTTCTCGTCCCATTAACGGATGACTGACCTGATATTGATTATTTTAATCTGCAGTTTGATATACTATGGGATGCACTGTCTGGCCAAGAACACCTCCAACTCTTTGCTACTATTAAAGGCCTGCCCCCAGCTTCCATAAAATCAGTATGTCTTCTCCAGGCCTGAAATTGTTCTGTACAACCAATGATTATGTGTGTGTGTgcaatatttgaaattattattagcTATTTCGAATACTTCCTCTCATTCCTTTTAATTCAAGTTCTTCTGAAAAAATGTAGATTACCCAGACTTCATTAGCAGAGGTGAAACTCACGGATGCAGCCAAAGTCAGAGCTGGAAGTTACAGTGGAGGAATGAAACGCCGTCTCAGTGTTGCAATTGCCCTTATTGGTGACCCTAAGTTAGTCATTTTGGATGAACCGGTATGTACGACAGTATTTTCCTTTCATGCATATATTCTGTTGACATGATTATAAGATTAatctttcattttaatttcataGACTACTGGTATGGATCCAATAACAAGAAGGCATGTGTGGGACATAATTGAAAATGCAAAAAAAGGGCGTGCCATTGTTCTTACAACGCACTCTATGGAAGAAGCTGACATTCTAAGTGACCGCATAGGAATCATGGCAAAAGGAAGACTTCGCTGCATTGGCACCTCAATCAGATTAAAATCACGCTTTGGTACTGGTTTTATTGCTAATCTCAGTTTCTTTGGAAACAATATTGAACGCAGTCCTACCAATGGAGATGCAATATCTACGGAGCATCGAGAGGAAGTGAAGAAATTCTTTAAGAATGTGAGATGAATTATTATAATGGTTTAAAAAAATTCCTTGACAATAGAAGTATTGGTTTTTAACCACTGAAATCTTTCGACAGTATTTAAATGTTGAGCCAAAAGAGGAGACCAATAACTTCGTAACTTTCGTGATTCCCCATGACAGAGAGGCGCTCCTAACAGTAAGCTTTCTTTCCTTGCCTTTGTCCATCTCCTTAAAATTTCTCTAACCCAGGGTTTGGATTAACTGTTTAAGTACTGATTGACATGGAAACAGATCTTCATTGGAATTTTCTAGTTTAAGTTGGTCCCTATTGGCTGAAATTTTTGCCGAGTCACAATATTTACTATGATTTTGCTGACCATGTAAACTTCTGTATCTTTAGTCAGTTTCAAACTTGGTGGACTTAACGATAACTAATTTGAATAGACTTTAGCTAACTTATCTAGTGTCTTACCAGAGAACACCAATACTTCACTTTAAATGACAGAAGGTTGAACAAATTCTTTGTTGCCTTAAAGGGGGAAAAACGATTCAACTGTGAACCGTGTTTTAATAATTTGGGAATATGTTCTTGGTTAGTcatgaaattattttcttcaagaaaaatattttaagtgaaTCCTGGTTATCTCTTTGATGTCAGTTTTTGATTGTAATCAAGGATAACTCTATTTACATTCCCCGTGGACATAAGTTGCGATTGCAAACATGTGTGCATACTGCATGTATTTGATAGAAAGCTGAAAATTGTTTAGGTAACGTAGACACAGGCAGGCTCCACCGCACCAGTGTGAGCTATATTATTAGCGAGAATAGCAACCATGAACACAAATTGTTCTTAATTATATGGGATACATTATCTTATATTCCTGGTGCTTTCCAAACAGAATTTCTTTTCGGAGCTCCAAGATAGAGAAGAAGAATTTGGCATTTCTGACATACAGCTTGGTCTTACAACTCTCGAAGAAGTTTTCTTGAATATTGCAAGACAAGCAGAGCTAGAAAATGCTACAGCCGAAGGAAGGCTAATAACCCTGACCTTAACATCTGGGGAATCCGTGCAGGTCAGTGTAACAGTATTTTGCTTCATATTTTTCTACAGTCTAAAAGGGTTGAGTTGTAATTGGTTCTATAAATTTCTGATACAAAGTGAATATAAATACTTATTTATACCTGATCACAATATTCAAAGTTGCAGAATTACCCTTCTGCTTTTCAGTTCAATAGAAGTTGCAAGTAAGACGAGTAATCCTTTTCTGCTGACCAATACAATAAACATGCAGATTCCTGTAGGAGCTAGGTTTGTGGGAATTCCAGGAACACAGTCTGTGGAAAACCCAACTGGGTTTATGGTAGAAGTTTACTGGGAGCAAGATGATACTGGGACCCTATGCATTGCTGGCCACTCGCAGAAGGTTCCTATTCCTGATGGCGTTCAATTATCATCCTCATTTTCTGCAAGACAACGTAGAAACTTAGGCCGGGCAGGACCAATTCATGGGGTTGTGATTGATCCAAGTCAAGTTAGTCCAGGTGATTTTCAGCGATAATGTACAGGGAGAAACATCATGTcctatttgatttatttttgttttcagcAATATCTTTCTGCAATTATGTTTGAGGTACTTTCTTTCACTAAATATGGACACCTCAAGTACATTTTATACCCAAAAGTATTTCAAACATGATTGCCTCCATAAAGATATCTGtaggaaaaacaaaaacaaaataaggcATGGTGAGTTATGTCCTGTGCAGTTGTGCTCACTGTATACAATTTTTTGCTAAGACTTTTTagatttcattttatatatCTTCATTTCTCTTCAGTTGTagaaatatgttaaaataatattaccaGAAAAGGCCAGAGTACATGTTTTCGGCCGTTGGCACCATGTTGGACTAGTATGTAGAGATAAACTATTTTCCAAACATAGATGTTACAGGAAAGTTTTTTGACAACTATTGTAATGGTTTTTGTTCTCGCcgtctgaaaaaaaaaaaagaattggaAGTGTTTTTTAGTTCTAAATTGATAAAGTCATTTAAGTGAAAACCAGGTTATCTGAAGTGAGTCACGCCTAAGCAACAAAAGTTTTATGTTTAAGTGAACAATGTTAAGTGCTTAAGCGACAatagtttaattgagtaaggacGCTTAAGTGAGATGGTTTAAATGAATTAATCATGTATCATGGTCGTTTAAGTGGAAGAATTGCCACGCTTAAGCAAGAAATAATTGTTAGATAGATTTTAACTTTCTAAGTAAGAAAAAATCCTAGATGAAAATATTAAGACTAAATTGAAAATGGTAAATATCTATTAACAAAATAACAAGATAAATAAGAAAACAATAACTACAAAACGAAAAACAATATAATGTTGTCAAATCAAGCCTAAGAATAACTTTAATAATGAGAttacttttagaaaaaaaaaagtgaaagaaatTTATTGAAGCAAAATAACAAATTAATGGCAAGGAATGGGTGTAAAAATGTGTGGTGTGACCCTTTATATAAAAGTAGGGGATCATTAGAAGAAGGTGAATCTAATCACTTCTGACACTCAAGTCATGCTTAAACCATCAATAGTAAAAAAAAGTACCACATTTTAACCCTCAACAATAGTGTCAAATCACTTAACCTAAATTTAAGCTATTCTTAATCAAGCAATGATACAAAGTTTATTACATTTTAACCTCTAATAGTTATGGCATATCACTTAATGGAGCCTTCAATCGTGCTTAAGTGATAAAATTTAATGACTTTTAAATGTATGAGCTCTGCATATCATCCTCAAACAGATGAACAGTCTAAGAGAACGATCTAGTTCTTAGAAGATTTGTTGAGGGCATGTGTATTGGATGATCTGGGAAGTTGGAATGAGATGTTGTCTTTGGTGGAGTTTGCTCATTATAATAGTTATCATGTCAGTGTTTAGATGACACCATATGAAGCTTTGTATGGGAGAAAGTGAAGAACTCCTTTATGTTGGTATCAAGATAGTGAGATAATATTGGTTGGGCTAGAGTTACTTCAACAGACCACTGAGAAGGTGAAGCATATACAAGATAGAATGAAAGTTTATCAAAGTAGACATAAATCATATGAAGATAAGAGGAATAAGCCTTTGGAGTTTACAACTGGAGACCATGTGTTCCTAGGAGTATCACCTACCAAGGGTGTAAGACAAGTTATCAGAGTTTACAGCTGGAGACCATGTGTTCCTAGGAGTATCACCTACCAAGGGTGTTAGACAAGTTATCAGATTGAGGAAGTTATCTCTTAAGTTTTTGGGCCTTATCAGATGTTGAAAAACTAGTGTTTTGGAAATGGATAATGTGCAAATCAATTGAAGTAAAACCATATATTATTGAAGATTATCATAGTAAACAACTCAAAAGCAAGACAATCAGTATGGTGAAGGTAGTGTGGGATGATAGGTTTGGTGATTCATCTTGGGAAATAGAAGAAATCATGAGAGAAACCTATCCCTATTTCTTTATCGCAAGTCAATTTAAGAGGACGAAAATTTTTCTTGTTGGTGAAAATGTATGAACCAAgaaaaaatagtcttagagtagaagtggtacaattaaaatgacacctggatattttattattgaagttaaaagagtatataaatagaaattcagttattcaggtttcattttaaaaaagaaccaccatctctctaaaaacATTTTGTTTCATTCATCTACCTTCTGGCAGTGAATACATAAGACTGACCGATCGGAATCTttaatagagtaagttcatttttgttctGCTCTATAAGTCAAATTTTAAACTTGTTAGGTTATGACCAGGACTTTGTGGTGCAGGCTAGGCTACCCTTGAGCTTTTGGtaggtttggagctcttaggGAGCATATGCTCAAGTTCAGGTAATGGAAActagttttaaattttgaataaaaccttaggttagaagatctgaatgtgggGGCGTGACGTGATCACCAGTCTTAATTTTTCTAGCAGGATCTCTTttaagagtaaagtaatatattgactgaaatggttgattttgaatattatattgtgatttttaaggtgaataaattaatgaaagtgttgtgattgaaaattgaaagtgtttgaatggtgatataaatgagttgaattgTATTTGAATAATTTGTTGAATTATTTAAAGTGTGATGTTTGATgggaattggttgtttgatttttgaTGATGTTTGATTTAGAAAGCATATATGAGTAAGAACTGTCATTTTTAATGTGtagattattaaaattatgagtTGAATGACAATTGATTCAACAATATTATAAGATTATGCAGATATC harbors:
- the LOC137822729 gene encoding ABC transporter A family member 2-like, producing MRTTLTGLPLVFQQFRALLKKNLLLSWRNKRATLLQLISPLIFIFLIFAIDKAIKAQTSTSSAYKTVTDPPSHPSPPITPCEDKFFIKLPCYDFVWSGDQSTTFQTIVTRIMNNNPGRPIPPSKVKSFKDKTEVDAWLFSNPMRCPGALHFSQLNGTVISYGLQTNSTSLQRRGKYEDPTMSFQLPLQLAAEREIARHLIGDPGFSWNVFLREFAHPSMSPFSAVGSIGPAFFLAIAMFNFVLQISSLVTEKELKLRQAMTMMGLYDFAYWSSWLIWETVVTIISALLIVLFGMMFQFSFFLKNSFAVLFVLFFLFELNMTGLAFMLSAFIKKSSSATTMGFSIFIVGFLTQLVVQGGFPYTDSFSKTLRDLWSLFPPNPFSQGIKVLSDAVATSEDDGVSWSRRGECALTDADCVITIDDIYKWLAATFVLWFVLAIYFDNIIPNASGVRKSIFYFLNPGYWLGKGGQKVKEGGLCSCVDSNPRQEISTPDDEDVLDEESKVKQQLTEGLVDTNIAVQMHGLAKTYPGTRNIGCCCKCKKTAPYTAVKGLWVNFAKDQLFCLLGPNGAGKTTAINCLTGITPVTNGDALVYGHSIRNSIGMSNIRKLIGVCPQFDILWDALSGQEHLQLFATIKGLPPASIKSITQTSLAEVKLTDAAKVRAGSYSGGMKRRLSVAIALIGDPKLVILDEPTTGMDPITRRHVWDIIENAKKGRAIVLTTHSMEEADILSDRIGIMAKGRLRCIGTSIRLKSRFGTGFIANLSFFGNNIERSPTNGDAISTEHREEVKKFFKNYLNVEPKEETNNFVTFVIPHDREALLTNFFSELQDREEEFGISDIQLGLTTLEEVFLNIARQAELENATAEGRLITLTLTSGESVQIPVGARFVGIPGTQSVENPTGFMVEVYWEQDDTGTLCIAGHSQKVPIPDGVQLSSSFSARQRRNLGRAGPIHGVVIDPSQVSPGDFQR